A region of the Gemmatimonadales bacterium genome:
GGATCGGGGGGCCGGCCCGCATCAACCGCGAAATCTGCGCCAGACTCGCTCGGGTTTGACCTCGACGGCGGTCCGGGTCATCCAGCCGCCCGGCGGTTCCCCGCTAACCGACGGTGCTGCAAGGACCTGGCATCGCTGGAGCCGCTCCAGCGCTCCGCCTCACGCCTGGGCCCTGGTACCGCCCGGCGCTCCGGCAGCGGCGGGCCATCAGGCCGACCACGTCACGGCCAGACGGCCTGGGGCAGCCGCCTCGAGCCGCAGGTCCGCCAGCGAGGCCAGCCGCACGTCCGCCCGGGAGAGCGCGCCGGCCGGGTAGGTGGTGAGCAGCGCGATCACGCGGATCCGCGCGGCGAGCGCCGCCGCGAGACCGGTGGGCGAGTCCTCGACCACGACACACTCGCCGGGCGCGAGGGCGAGCCGCTCCGCCGCCTGCAGGTAGCCTTCGGGCTCCGGCTTGCTGCGCCGCACGTCGTCGGCCGACACGAACACGCGTGGCACGGGAAGGCGCGCCGCCGCCATCCGGAGCTTCGCCACCGCGCGGCTGCACGAGGTCACCAGCGCCCGCTGCCCTTCCCCGAGCACGCCGAGCAACGCCGCGGCACCGGGGGCCGCGGCGAGGCCGCGGACCTCCCGCTCCTCCAGCCGGTCCAGGGCCCGCGCCTCGGCCGCCGCATCCAG
Encoded here:
- a CDS encoding HAD-IA family hydrolase, producing MPSLECRAILFDLDGVLVDSRRCVELVWEAWAAERGRDPAPFIAVAQGRRTSDTVRLVAPELDAAAEARALDRLEEREVRGLAAAPGAAALLGVLGEGQRALVTSCSRAVAKLRMAAARLPVPRVFVSADDVRRSKPEPEGYLQAAERLALAPGECVVVEDSPTGLAAALAARIRVIALLTTYPAGALSRADVRLASLADLRLEAAAPGRLAVTWSA